In a single window of the Tribolium castaneum strain GA2 chromosome 8, icTriCast1.1, whole genome shotgun sequence genome:
- the snsl gene encoding uncharacterized protein snsl — MRLCLVVFTFVLQVFGVHLLIVPDEIPTILSVIYSNIPVLKKGTDSRLGWGFRLGDRADFQVLVELGPQTYTQPLGNQGDNNSNKRNTLNTLSDTLYAQRQKEKQQKQEKQKEISDTEGGKWLESWSKSVREKPVGDEVQDVPPGAKPGIAVGEIDAKSVIPDDATLKLLELHKEKRVEATTESESTTKSE; from the exons ATGAGGTTGTGTTTGGTTGTTTTCACTTTCGTTTTACAAGTTTTTG GTGTCCACCTGTTGATTGTTCCTGATGAAATCCCCACTATTTTATCGGTGATTTACTCGAATATCCCAGTTTTGAAGAAAG ggACGGATTCGAGATTAGGATGGGGTTTTCGGTTGGGTGACAGGGCCGATTTTCAAGTTCTTGTTGAATTGGGGCCCCAGACGTACACGCAGCCTTTGGGCAACCAGGGcgataataatagcaataagcGGAACACTTTGAACACACTTTCGGACACTTTGTACGCCCAGAGACAGAAAGAAAAGCaacaaaaacaggaaaaacaGAAAGAAATCTCCGATACCGAAGGTGGTAAATGGTTAGAGAGTTGGAGTAAAAGTGTGCGCGAAAAACCGGTCGGAGATGAGGTTCAGGATGTGCCACCGGGGGCGAAGCCCGGGATTGCAGTCGGGGAAATTGATGCCAAATCGGTAATTCCGGATGACGCCACTTTGAAATTGCTAGAATTGCATAAAGAAAAACGAGTGGAAGCAACGACGGAAAGTGAAAGTACGACCAAGTCCGAGTGA
- the Dbx gene encoding homeobox protein DBX1, protein MMFKKMLKSVNSPFSMENLLSTPEPLEEDRKSESERLTPEKSDVFLRLKNRICSNCGRLECNFFQCRITSDIKDTKPVLKFSVSAILGDEHQQQRNNQQNENLLHVAPPSLLGLSYLSNHSTSIAKPVASRPHFNPHLLLAHCRPQPYLTVTTPVSGSQSAVFPLPGTFPWAHSGRGKPRRGMMRRAVFSDLQRKGLERRFQIQKYISKPDRKKLAEKLGLKDSQVKIWFQNRRMKWRNSKERELLAAGGSREQTLPNKNNPHPDLSDADGDKPKLDLTDVQDISPVNSPEREAGLPVQTYHYDGVDYDSSNDSDEEINVT, encoded by the exons ATGATGTTCAAGAAAATGCTCAAGAGTGTCAACAGCCCGTTCTCGATGGAAAACCTCCTTTCCACGCCGGAGCCCTTGGAAGAGGACCGAAAGTCGGAAAGTGAGCGCCTAACTCCGGAGAAAAGCGACGTTTTCTTGCGGCTGAAAAACCGGATTTGCTCGAATTGTGGCCGCCTCGAGTGCAATTTTTTCCAGTGCAGAATCACTAGTGATATTAAAGACACTAAACCCGTTTTGAAATTTAGTGTTAGTGCCATTCTGGGCGACGAGCACCAGCAACAAAGGAATAATCAGCAAAATG AAAATCTACTACACGTGGCGCCTCCCAGTCTACTCGGACTCTCCTACCTCAGCAACCATTCGACGTCGATAGCCAAACCGGTGGCCAGTAGGCCGCATTTCAACCCCCATTTGCTTCTGGCGCACTGCAGGCCCCAACCCTATCTCACAG TGACGACACCGGTATCGGGCTCACAATCGGCTGTGTTTCCCCTCCCTGGCACTTTCCCATGGGCACACAGCGGCCGGGGGAAGCCCCGCCGCGGGATGATGCGTCGTGCCGTCTTCAGCGACCTCCAACGCAAAGGCCTGGAGCGCCGCTTCCAAATCCAGAAATACATCAGTAAACCGGACCGCAAGAAACTCGCCGAAAAGCTCGGCCTCAAAGACAGCCAA GTGAAAATCTGGTTCCAAAACCGCCGAATGAAGTGGAGAAACTCCAAGGAGAGGGAATTGTTGGCGGCCGGCGGGTCGCGCGAGCAAACGCTCCCCAACAAGAACAACCCCCATCCGGACCTGAGCGACGCCGACGGCGACAAGCCCAAACTGGATCTGACAGACGTGCAGGATATCTCTCCTGTAAACTCGCCGGAAAGGGAGGCGGGACTTCCCGTACAGACCTACCACTACGACGGGGTGGATTACGACAGTTCGAACGATAGCGACGAAGAGATTAACGTTACATGA